A segment of the Mangrovimonas sp. YM274 genome:
AATGTTATTTCAAGCACTATTAAAATATCACTGTCAGCTGAACCTGTAGTGGCATGAAGCCCGAGATAGAAATCACCATCTGTGTCCGGTGTATAGGTAAGGGTGCTCGTGTAGGCTTGTGTAATTAGATCATTGCCCGAGGAGTCTCCTAATTCACCGCTTTGAGTGACACCGGTGATATTTCCCAAGGTAGATATTGGGTTGTTAGGGGACACATCACTTAAGGCAACGGCTTCTAGTGTTTCATTTGCTGTGCCGTTAAAATCTACTGCATTATAAACTATCGTAAAAGTATATTCTGTATTGGCAACTCCTGTAATGGCAGGTGAAATTAACCAGTCATCTTTTACATAATTTACATCCGGAGGAAAAATATTCAAAAAAGGATCGTCGGTTCCGTCACCGTCAAGATCGTTAGCACTATTGTAAGTCCATCCAAGGGCGTCGGCGTTATCATCCAATTTGTAAAAGCAATTAGAGAATTCTGTGTCTGTGGTTAAGTCGAGTGTATAGGGTAGGGAATTTCCAAAGTTGCAGCTATACGAGTTTTGTGTTAACTCAAAGTCAAAACCAAGGGCACTCCAACGGTCGTCCCAAGCAATGTAATAGGTTTCACCTGAAATTACCGGGAAGGTTACTTCAGATAGATAGTTGCTACTACTAATGTCATCATTTGCAGCATAACAGGTTAATGATTCGCAACCCCCAATATAGATGTGAACTCGTGTGTCGTCACTATTTGTATCACCA
Coding sequences within it:
- a CDS encoding T9SS type A sorting domain-containing protein → MKKITLLCISLLIYHLGNSQNTCASAGTAVTGLNSVAAVDGSEVPAIICAVNGTGATSGEWYTYTATTYGTVTITTDLPQNDGDTNSDDTRVHIYIGGCESLTCYAANDDISSSNYLSEVTFPVISGETYYIAWDDRWSALGFDFELTQNSYSCNFGNSLPYTLDLTTDTEFSNCFYKLDDNADALGWTYNSANDLDGDGTDDPFLNIFPPDVNYVKDDWLISPAITGVANTEYTFTIVYNAVDFNGTANETLEAVALSDVSPNNPISTLGNITGVTQSGELGDSSGNDLITQAYTSTLTYTPDTDGDFYLGLHATTGSADSDILIVLEITLESAILGVEDIAQTSFSYSYNKHTQSVILESSSEAFENIEFYNLFGQKVLNQPLDQVSETVEISSLSEGLYLAKIQMNSKTQTVRILKY